One part of the Arabidopsis thaliana chromosome 1 sequence genome encodes these proteins:
- a CDS encoding DNAJ heat shock N-terminal domain-containing protein (DNAJ heat shock N-terminal domain-containing protein; FUNCTIONS IN: heat shock protein binding, zinc ion binding, nucleic acid binding; INVOLVED IN: protein folding; LOCATED IN: intracellular; EXPRESSED IN: 22 plant structures; EXPRESSED DURING: 13 growth stages; CONTAINS InterPro DOMAIN/s: Zinc finger, C2H2-like (InterPro:IPR015880), Molecular chaperone, heat shock protein, Hsp40, DnaJ (InterPro:IPR015609), Zinc finger, U1-type (InterPro:IPR003604), Heat shock protein DnaJ, N-terminal (InterPro:IPR001623), Zinc finger, C2H2-type (InterPro:IPR007087), Zinc finger, double-stranded RNA binding (InterPro:IPR022755), Heat shock protein DnaJ, conserved site (InterPro:IPR018253); BEST Arabidopsis thaliana protein match is: DnaJ domain; Myb-like DNA-binding domain (TAIR:AT3G11450.1); Has 93426 Blast hits to 65819 proteins in 3757 species: Archae - 599; Bacteria - 15939; Metazoa - 31666; Fungi - 9634; Plants - 4994; Viruses - 419; Other Eukaryotes - 30175 (source: NCBI BLink).) encodes MASSSRSEKRCHYEVLGISKESSPDEIRSSYRRLALQRHPDKLMKAAGLSEAEATAQFQELVHAYEVLSDPKERAWYDSHRSQILFADHSSAGGSKSGGSVPDLFAFFSPTVYSGYSDTGKGFYKVYYDVFNSVYLNEIKFARTLGLRMDSVREAPIMGNLESPYAQVTAFYNYWLGFCTVMDFCWVDEYDVMGGPNRKSRRMMEEENKKSRKKAKREYNDTVRGLAEFVKKRDKRVIDMLVKKNAEMEKKKEEERERKKKMEKERLERAMNYEEPEWAKAHEGEDEGAGLSELEEEDDDAKRKNEQLYCIVCSKKFKSEKQWKNHEQSKKHKEKVAELRESFTDYEEENEEEEIDGPLDSPESVEELHEKLQEELNIDNEERDVKKEVVGEADETDDEYFVAEEDMQGSSESEDEDDEMTLLKKMVSGQKNKQKNVVSKEEDEDETEVEIEGDTAEFSEFDNQKSTGRNKEAKEERNKQNAGNDMADDTSKVQIPGEGGNPDENMNATESASGALADSQKDEANSMEYDNRKSTGRRRRSKKGKDKNNQGELNEKSSEADDTQYVNRDMESQDYKKAPRSKKSTRGMKTKGTTKKNSSNECDRCGEEFESRTKLHKHLADSGHATVKSR; translated from the exons ATGGCGTCTTCGTCTCGTTCGGAGAAACGATGTCACTACGAGGTTCTCGGTATCAGCAAGGAATCTTCGCCGGACGAGATTCGATCCTCTTATCGGCGTTTAGCTCTGCAGCGTCACCCCGACAAGCTAATGAAAGCCGCTGGATTATCGGAGGCTGAAGCCACCGCCCAGTTCCAAGAGCTCGTTCACGCTTACGAGGTTCTATCCGATCCCAAGGAGCGAGCCTGGTATGATTCTCATCGATCTCAGATTTTATTTGCTGACCATAGTTCAGCCGGTGGCTCGAAGTCTGGTGGCTCTGTTCCGGATCTATTCGCTTTCTTCTCTCCCACTGTATATTCTGGATACTCAGATACCGGGAAAGGATTTTACAAGGTGTATTACGATGTGTTTAATAGTGTTTACCTCAACGAGATTAAGTTCGCGAGAACGTTAGGTTTGAGGATGGATTCTGTGAGGGAAGCTCCGATTATGGGGAATCTAGAGTCTCCTTATGCTCAGGTGACGGCGTTTTATAATTACTGGTTAGGTTTTTGCACTGTTATGGATTTCTGCTGGGTGGATGAGTATGATGTGATGGGTGGACCGAATCGAAAGTCGAGAAGGatgatggaggaggagaataAAAAGTCGAGAAAGAAGGCGAAGAGAGAGTATAATGATACTGTGAGGGGTTTGGCAGAGTTTGTGAAGAAGAGGGATAAGAGAGTGATTGACatgttggtgaagaagaatgcagagatggagaagaagaaggaagaggagagggaaaggaagaagaagatggagaaggagagattgGAGAGAGCTATGAATTACGAGGAGCCTGAATGGGCAAAGGCTCATGAGGGAGAAGATGAAGGGGCAGGACTCAGTGAATTGGaagaggaggatgatgatgcGAAGAGGAAGAATGAGCAGCTCTATTGTATTGTTTGTAGCAAGAAGTTCAAAAGTGAGAAGCAGTGGAAAAACCACGAACAGTCGAAGAAGCATAAAGAGAAAGTGGCGGAGCTGAGAGAGTCATTCACTGATTATGAAGAGgaaaatgaagaggaagagattgaTGGGCCCTTGGACTCACCTGAAAGTGTAGAGGAGCTGCATGAGAAGCTTCAGGAGGAGTTAAATATCGAcaatgaagaaagagatgttAAGAAGGAAGTTGTAGGTGAAGCTGATGAAACTGATGATGAGTATTTTGTGGCAGAGGAAGATATGCAAGGATCTAGTGAAAGTGAGGATGAGGATGACGAGATGACTCTACTCAAGAAAATGGTATCTGGACAGAAGAATAAGCAAAAGAATGTCGTatcaaaggaagaagatgaagatgaaactGAAGTCGAGATCGAAGGTGACACAGCAGAGTTTAGCGAATTTGATAACCAGAAAAGCACAGGTAGGAATAAAGAAGCtaaggaagagagaaataaaCAGAATGCTGGAAATGACATGGCAGATGACACCAGCAAAGTACAGATACCTGGAGAGGGCGGTAATCCAGATGAAAACATGAATGCAACGGAGTCAGCTTCCGGAGCACTTGCGGATTCTCAGAAGGATGAGGCAAATTCAATGGAGTATGATAATAGGAAGAGCACAGGCAGGAGGCGCAGAAGCAAAAAGGGCAAGGATAAGAATAACCAGGGAGAATTAAATGAAAAGAGCAGTGAAGCGGATGATACTCAATATGTAAATCGAGACATGGAGTCCCAGGATTACAAGAAGGCTCCCAGATCAAAGAAATCCACCAGAGGAATGAAAACCAAG GGCACAACGAAGAAAAACAGTAGCAATGAATGTGATAGATGTGGAGAGGAGTTTGAGTCGAG AACAAAACTACACAAGCACTTGGCTGATAGTGGTCATGCGACAGTGAAATCCCGATGA
- a CDS encoding Mitochondrial substrate carrier family protein (Mitochondrial substrate carrier family protein; FUNCTIONS IN: binding; INVOLVED IN: transport, mitochondrial transport, transmembrane transport; LOCATED IN: mitochondrial inner membrane, membrane; EXPRESSED IN: 11 plant structures; EXPRESSED DURING: 6 growth stages; CONTAINS InterPro DOMAIN/s: Mitochondrial carrier protein (InterPro:IPR002067), Mitochondrial substrate carrier (InterPro:IPR001993), Mitochondrial substrate/solute carrier (InterPro:IPR018108); BEST Arabidopsis thaliana protein match is: S-adenosylmethionine carrier 1 (TAIR:AT4G39460.2); Has 26278 Blast hits to 14077 proteins in 462 species: Archae - 0; Bacteria - 6; Metazoa - 11478; Fungi - 7540; Plants - 4581; Viruses - 0; Other Eukaryotes - 2673 (source: NCBI BLink).), which translates to MATKSSDSSHKQSPPSFRKSVEIKATHDQFFVWREFLWGGIAGAFGEGMMHPVDTLKTRLQSQIIMNATQRQKSILQMLRTVWVGDGLKGFYRGIAPGVTGSLATGATYFGFIESTKKWIEESHPSLAGHWAHFIAGAVGDTLGSFIYVPCEVIKQRMQIQGTSSSWSSYISRNSVPVQPRGDMYGYYTGMFQAGCSIWKEQGPKGLYAGYWSTLARDVPFAGLMVVFYEGLKDLTDQGKKKFPQYGVNSSIEGLVLGGLAGGLSAYLTTPLDVVKTRLQVQGSTIKYKGWLDAVGQIWRKEGPQGFFRGSVPRVMWYLPASALTFMAVEFLRDNFREKSNNNNNVVSNLSIERKTSSTSVHEG; encoded by the exons ATGGCGACGAAGAGCTCGGATTCGAGCCATAAGCAATCTCCTCCGAGTTTTCGTAAGAGCGTCGAAATCAAAGCCACGCATGATCAATTTTTCG TTTGGAGAGAGTTCTTATGGGGAGGTATTGCTGGAGCTTTTGGAGAAGGAATGATGCATCCCGTTGATACTCTCAAAACTAGACTTCAAAGTCAAATTATCATGAATGCAACTCAG AGACAAAAGAGTATTCTACAAATGCTCCGAACTGTCTGGGTTGGTGATGGCTTAAAAG GCTTTTATAGGGGCATTGCTCCTGGAGTCACTGGATCTCTTGCCACTGGAGCAACTTACTTTGGTTTTATTGAGTCAACAAAGAAATGGATTGAAGAGTCTCATCCCAGCTTAGCAGGGCACTGGGCGCATTTTATAGCAGGAGCAGTTG GCGATACACTTGGTTCTTTCATATATGTTCCTTGTGAAGTCATAAAGCAGCGAATGCAAATTCAAGGCACTAGTAGCTCCTGGAGCTCTTATATTTCGAGGAACAGCGTTCCGGTGCAACCAAGAGGTGACATGTATGGTTATTACACTGGAATGTTCCAGGCTGGATGCTCAATATGGAAAGAGCAAGGGCCAAAAGGACTATATGCTGG ATATTGGTCTACACTAGCGAGGGATGTGCCTTTTGCTGGTCTTATG GTAGTGTTTTATGAAGGATTAAAGGATCTAACAGatcaaggaaagaaaaagtttcCACAGTATGGAGTCAACAGTTCGATAGAGGGTCTCGTATTGGGAGGATTAGCTGGTG GACTAAGTGCTTATCTCACAACTCCACTGGATGTTGTAAAAACAAGACTGCAAGTGCAAGGATCAACGATCAA GTACAAGGGATGGTTGGATGCAGTTGGACAGATATGGAGGAAGGAAGGTCCACAAGGGTTTTTCCGAGGAAGCGTCCCAAGGGTCATGTGGTATCTTCCGGCCTCGGCACTCACCTTCATGGCCGTTGAGTTCCTTAGAGATAACTTCAGAgagaaaagtaataataataacaatgtCGTCTCAAATTTGAGCATAGAGAGGAAAACATCTTCTACTTCAGTGCATGAAGGTTAG
- a CDS encoding homeobox-like protein (unknown protein; FUNCTIONS IN: molecular_function unknown; INVOLVED IN: biological_process unknown; LOCATED IN: chloroplast; EXPRESSED IN: male gametophyte, flower, pollen tube; EXPRESSED DURING: L mature pollen stage, M germinated pollen stage, 4 anthesis; BEST Arabidopsis thaliana protein match is: unknown protein (TAIR:AT2G03630.1); Has 383 Blast hits to 347 proteins in 86 species: Archae - 0; Bacteria - 17; Metazoa - 87; Fungi - 65; Plants - 76; Viruses - 2; Other Eukaryotes - 136 (source: NCBI BLink).): protein MESSQEQSFFSPTNQSSRNLASKPETEDPIIRLSSSSSSSCSSIEAEPRPDQNHNHNNVEQSPPTQVMERSTNNTTTTTTSTPNTPPYRIPSHVFARTTSTAPEWSTISNESLFSIHMGNNSFTGGDYFKSGELTFPQPPSPITSPLPSPLPSTPHNVNQGGAVGAAAEVKTPVDIGKKAAETDKAYRASKEDEQKAAASIREVIMANEAANNNNKTNKLDRSVSRRSENLSVKSFAFPVMGNADKGGLQGSTPEKKQRNPSQPETPKISTEAEGDVGLKKEEAPKPVAPKTEADRASDRNPKWLSCFPCCTTSCV from the exons ATGGAATCATCACAAGAACAAAGTTTCTTTAGCCCCACGAACCAAAGCTCGAGAAACTTAGCATCTAAACCTGAAACAGAAGATCCAATCATAagactttcttcttcgtcttcctcttcttgttcttccatAGAAGCCGAACCAAGACCTGATCAGAATCACAACCACAACAATGTAGAGCAATCTCCTCCGACACAAGTCATGGAAAGATCaacaaacaacacaacaacaacgacGACCTCTACCCCTAATACACCTCCTTACAGAATCCCTTCACATGTTTTCGCGAGAACAACCTCTACAGCTCCAGAATGGAGTACTATCTCCAATGAATCTCTTTTCAGCATCCATATGGGTAACAATAGCTTCACCGGTGGAGATTATTTCAAATCCGGCGAACTCACGTTTCCTCAGCCTCCTTCACCAATAACTTCTCCTTTGCCTTCTCCTTTACCATCTACGCCCCACAACGTGAACCAAGGAGGAGCCGTAGGAGCTGCTGCGGAGGTAAAAACTCCGGTGGATATAGGCAAGAAAGCAGCTGAAACAGATAAAGCTTACCGCGCAAGTAAAGAAGACGAACAAAAAGCTGCAGCAAGTATAAGAGAGGTTATCATGGCTAATGAAGCtgctaacaacaacaacaaaaccaataaactAGATCGTTCTGTTTCTCGTCGCTCAGAAAATTTAAGTGTCAAGTCTTTCGCTTTTCCAGT AATGGGGAATGCAGACAAAGGCGGGTTACAAGGTTCCACGCCTgaaaagaagcagaggaatcCTTCGCAGCCAGAGACACCGAAGATTTCCACTGAAGCTGAAGGAGATGTAGGattgaagaaagaggaagCTCCTAAACCAGTAGCTCCTAAAACAGAAGCGGACCGTGCCTCTGATCGCAACCCCAAATGGCTCTCTTGCTTCCCTTGCTGTACAACCTCTTGTGTCTAA
- the GR-RBP5 gene encoding glycine-rich RNA-binding protein 5 (glycine-rich RNA-binding protein 5 (GR-RBP5); FUNCTIONS IN: RNA binding, copper ion binding, ATP binding; INVOLVED IN: biological_process unknown; LOCATED IN: mitochondrion; EXPRESSED IN: 23 plant structures; EXPRESSED DURING: 14 growth stages; CONTAINS InterPro DOMAIN/s: RNA recognition motif, glycine rich protein (InterPro:IPR015465), RNA recognition motif, RNP-1 (InterPro:IPR000504), Nucleotide-binding, alpha-beta plait (InterPro:IPR012677); BEST Arabidopsis thaliana protein match is: glycine-rich RNA-binding protein 3 (TAIR:AT5G61030.1); Has 144 Blast hits to 144 proteins in 27 species: Archae - 0; Bacteria - 5; Metazoa - 0; Fungi - 0; Plants - 136; Viruses - 0; Other Eukaryotes - 3 (source: NCBI BLink).) — translation MAFLSKVGRLFSQTSSHVTASSSMLQSIRCMSSSKIFVGGISYSTDEFGLREAFSKYGEVVDAKIIVDRETGRSRGFAFVTFTSTEEASNAMQLDGQDLHGRRIRVNYATERGSGFGGRGFGGPGGGYGASDGGYGAPAGGYGGGAGGYGGNSSYSGNAGGGGGYGGNSSYGGNAGGYGGNPPYSGNAVGGGGGYGSNFGGGGGYGVAGGVGGSENFAQGSSTNAGFDDKFESNQPLGNDTDHQTESGLGGDEQFGGSDNQFGDAENGNTENGPVGFDQTDDGDVAKRA, via the exons ATGGCTTTCTTAAGTAAAGTTGGAAGGTTATTCAGTCAGACCAGCAGCCATGTCACTGCCTCTAGCTCGATGCTACAGAGCATCCGTTGCATGTCTTCATCAAAAATCTTTGTTGGAG GTATCTCCTACAGCACTGATGAGTTTGGCTTAAGAGAAGCTTTTAGCAAATATGGAGAAGTTGTTGATG CAAAGATTATTGTGGACCGTGAAACAGGCAGATCTAGGGGCTTTGCTTTCGTAACATTTACTTCGACTGAGGAGGCTAGTAATGCCATGCAATTGGATGGACAG GACCTTCATGGTCGAAGAATTAGGGTGAATTATGCAACTGAAAGAGGAAGTGGGTTTGGAGGAAGGGGATTCGGTGGTCCTGGTGGTGGTTATGGTGCTTCAGATGGTGGTTATGGTGCTCCAGCTGGTGGTTATGGAGGTGGTGCCGGTGGTTACGGAGGCAACTCTTCTTATAGTGGAAATGCTGGGGGTGGTGGTGGTTATGGTGGTAACTCTTCCTATGGTGGAAATGCTGGTGGTTATGGAGGTAACCCTCCTTATAGTGGCAATGCTGTTGGTGGTGGCGGTGGCTATGGAAGCAATTTTGGCGGCGGCGGTGGATATGGTGTTGCAGGTGGTGTTGGTGGAAGTGAAAACTTTGCCCAAGGCAGCTCCACTAATGCTGGCTTTGATGACAAGTTTGAGAGCAACCAACCATTAGGCAATGATACGGATCATCAGACTGAAAGCGGTTTGGGAGGCGATGAACAATTTGGTGGCAGTGACAATCAATTTGGAGATGCAGAGAACGGTAACACAGAGAATGGTCCAGTTGGGTTTGATCAAACTGACGATGGCGATGTTGCCAAGAGAGCCTAG
- a CDS encoding Mitochondrial substrate carrier family protein, protein MMHPVDTLKTRLQSQIIMNATQRQKSILQMLRTVWVGDGLKGFYRGIAPGVTGSLATGATYFGFIESTKKWIEESHPSLAGHWAHFIAGAVGDTLGSFIYVPCEVIKQRMQIQGTSSSWSSYISRNSVPVQPRGDMYGYYTGMFQAGCSIWKEQGPKGLYAGYWSTLARDVPFAGLMVVFYEGLKDLTDQGKKKFPQYGVNSSIEGLVLGGLAGGLSAYLTTPLDVVKTRLQVQGSTIKYKGWLDAVGQIWRKEGPQGFFRGSVPRVMWYLPASALTFMAVEFLRDNFREKSNNNNNVVSNLSIERKTSSTSVHEG, encoded by the exons ATGATGCATCCCGTTGATACTCTCAAAACTAGACTTCAAAGTCAAATTATCATGAATGCAACTCAG AGACAAAAGAGTATTCTACAAATGCTCCGAACTGTCTGGGTTGGTGATGGCTTAAAAG GCTTTTATAGGGGCATTGCTCCTGGAGTCACTGGATCTCTTGCCACTGGAGCAACTTACTTTGGTTTTATTGAGTCAACAAAGAAATGGATTGAAGAGTCTCATCCCAGCTTAGCAGGGCACTGGGCGCATTTTATAGCAGGAGCAGTTG GCGATACACTTGGTTCTTTCATATATGTTCCTTGTGAAGTCATAAAGCAGCGAATGCAAATTCAAGGCACTAGTAGCTCCTGGAGCTCTTATATTTCGAGGAACAGCGTTCCGGTGCAACCAAGAGGTGACATGTATGGTTATTACACTGGAATGTTCCAGGCTGGATGCTCAATATGGAAAGAGCAAGGGCCAAAAGGACTATATGCTGG ATATTGGTCTACACTAGCGAGGGATGTGCCTTTTGCTGGTCTTATG GTAGTGTTTTATGAAGGATTAAAGGATCTAACAGatcaaggaaagaaaaagtttcCACAGTATGGAGTCAACAGTTCGATAGAGGGTCTCGTATTGGGAGGATTAGCTGGTG GACTAAGTGCTTATCTCACAACTCCACTGGATGTTGTAAAAACAAGACTGCAAGTGCAAGGATCAACGATCAA GTACAAGGGATGGTTGGATGCAGTTGGACAGATATGGAGGAAGGAAGGTCCACAAGGGTTTTTCCGAGGAAGCGTCCCAAGGGTCATGTGGTATCTTCCGGCCTCGGCACTCACCTTCATGGCCGTTGAGTTCCTTAGAGATAACTTCAGAgagaaaagtaataataataacaatgtCGTCTCAAATTTGAGCATAGAGAGGAAAACATCTTCTACTTCAGTGCATGAAGGTTAG